A genomic window from Pocillopora verrucosa isolate sample1 chromosome 7, ASM3666991v2, whole genome shotgun sequence includes:
- the LOC136282440 gene encoding uncharacterized protein, whose protein sequence is MTLRTGTQELLKNYLPRYDEEWVPWLFLKHSDHEWFWEIYAWFTSNKSITDSNYEIKEFRPAISSLDAHQRECQHLEETEDSQIPLVLEDIDGVFREMVRTPDYFTSSDSHDNIETESEDNSIVALPCEICGELCPSDKLIEHQEKCIRERESVLGSSAAENEEPLHKSDLTHFRFSRLHQNLLNNGREDEPFTFANFTMEGVPYDLMANIFLDLEDRRWPFEMMRNMWS, encoded by the exons ATGACTTTACGCACAGGAACGCAGGAGCTACTAAAAAATTATCTG CCCCGTTACGACGAGGAGTGGGTTCCCTGGCTGTTCCTGAAGCATTCTGATCATGAATGGTTCTG GGAAATTTATGCCTGGTTTACGTCAAACAAAAG CATTACGGATAGCAATTACGAAATAAAGGAATTTAGACCTGCGATTTCCTCGCTTGATGCTCATCAACGTGAATGCCAGCATCTAGAGGAAACAGAAGATTCTCAAATCCCTCTCGTTCTGGAAGATATCGATGGTGTGTTTCGTGAAATGGTACGAACGCCTGACTATTTCACAAGCTCGGACTCACATGACAATATCGAAACCGAAAGTGAGGACAACAGTATTGTTGCTCTGCCTTGTGAAATCTGTGGCGAACTGTGTCCATCTGATAAATTAATAGAACACCAGGAAAAATGTATCCGAGAGAGAGAAAGCGTTTTGG GTAGTTCAGCCGCCGAAAACGAAGAACCTTTGCACAAAAGCGATCTTACTCACTTCCGGTTCTCAAGACTCCATCAGAATCTGTTGAACAATGGGAGAGAAGATGAACCCTTCACTTTTGCGAATTTTACAATGGAAGGAGTCCCTTATGATCTCATGGCAAACATTTTCCTCGACCTGGAAGATCGACGATGGCCATTTGAAATGATGAGGAATATGTGGTCGTGA
- the LOC136282301 gene encoding XIAP-associated factor 1-like has translation MDNEGSICENCNRQVPSENYEMHFVHCKRNLKLCSLCGEAIQRSKEREHFEENHVEINCVQCGQKTTRSEEGNHLAYECGKRPINCHYCELRLPRERMSEHQEFCGSRTEFCHKCSRYVLVRDFMDHDSACDGGINNRQHDLPVSLPCEFCGSLIQQDELDVHQRECQRLEETEGSQIPLVVEDSDGVFREMVRTPDSFTSSDSYDDIETESEDNSIVALPCEICGELCPSDKLMEHQEQCIQEREGVQGSGSPSENEEPLHRSDRSHFRFSRLHQNPMDNGREDDPFTFANFTMEGVPYDLMANIFRDLEDRRWPFEMMRNMWS, from the coding sequence ATGGACAACGAAGGATCGATTTGTGAAAATTGCAACAGACAGGTTCCCTCAGAAAATTACGAAATGCACTTCGTACACTGCAAAAGAAACCTCAAATTGTGTTCGCTGTGCGGAGAAGCGATACAAAGAAGCAAAGAGAGAGAACACTTTGAGGAAAATCATGTGGAAATAAACTGTGTTCAGTGCGGACAAAAAACAACGAGAAGTGAAGAAGGCAATCATTTGGCTTACGAGTGTGGAAAGCGACCAATTAATTGCCATTACTGTGAACTGAGGCTACCCAGAGAAAGAATGTCAGAGCACCAGGAATTTTGCGGATCCAGAACGGAATTCTGCCACAAGTGTAGTCGATATGTTTTGGTTAGGGACTTTATGGACCATGATAGCGCATGCGACGGGGGAATAAACAATCGGCAACACGATTTGCCTGTGTCTTTGCCTTGTGAATTCTGTGGATCGCTGATTCAGCAAGATGAACTTGATGTTCATCAACGTGAATGCCAGCGTCTAGAGGAAACAGAAGGCTCTCAAATCCCTCTCGTTGTAGAAGATAGCGATGGTGTGTTTCGTGAAATGGTACGAACGCCTGACAGTTTCACAAGCTCGGACTCGTATGACGATATCGAAACCGAAAGTGAAGACAACAGCATTGTTGCTCTGCCTTGTGAAATCTGTGGCGAACTGTGTCCATCTGATAAATTGATGGAACACCAGGAACAATGTATCCAAGAGAGAGAAGGCGTTCAGGGTTCTGGTTCACCCTCCGAAAACGAAGAACCTTTGCACAGAAGCGATCGATCTCACTTCCGGTTCTCAAGACTTCATCAGAATCCGATGGACAACGGGAGAGAAGATGACCCCTTCACTTTTGCGAATTTTACAATGGAAGGAGTCCCTTATGATCTCATGGCAAACATTTTCCGCGACCTGGAAGATCGACGATGGCCATTTGAAATGATGAGGAATATGTGGTCGTGA
- the LOC131780504 gene encoding XIAP-associated factor 1-like — protein sequence MDNEGLICENCNRRVPSENYEMHFVHCKRNLKLCSLCGEAIQRSKEKEHLEENHVEINCVQCGQKTTRSEEGNHLAYECGKRPINCHYCELRLPRERMSEHQEFCGSRTEFCHKCSRYVLVRHFMDHDSACDGGINNRQHDLPVSLPCEFCGSLIQQDELDAHQRECQRLEETEGSQIPLVVEDSDGVFREMVRTPDNFTSSDSYDDIETESEDNSIVALPCEICGELCPSDKLMEHQEQCILEGEGVQGSGSPSENEEPLHRSDRSHFRFSRLHQNPMDNEREDGPFTFANFTMEGVPYDLMANIFRDLEDRRWPFEMMRNMWS from the coding sequence ATGGACAACGAAGGATTAATTTGCGAAAACTGCAACAGACGAGTTCCCTCAGAAAATTACGAAATGCACTTCGTACACTGCAAAAGAAACCTCAAATTGTGTTCGCTGTGCGGAGAAGCGATACAAAGAAGCAAAGAGAAAGAACACTTGGAGGAGAATCATGTGGAAATAAACTGTGTTCAGTGCGGACAAAAAACAACCAGAAGTGAAGAAGGCAATCATTTGGCTTACGAGTGTGGAAAGCGACCAATTAATTGCCATTACTGTGAACTGAGGCTACCCAGAGAAAGAATGTCAGAGCACCAGGAATTTTGCGGATCCAGAACGGAATTCTGCCACAAGTGTAGTCGATATGTTTTGGTTAGGCACTTTATGGACCATGATAGCGCATGCGACGGGGGAATAAACAATCGGCAACACGATTTGCCTGTGTCTTTGCCTTGTGAATTCTGTGGATCGCTGATTCAGCAAGATGAACTTGATGCTCATCAACGTGAATGCCAGCGTCTAGAGGAAACAGAAGGTTCTCAAATCCCTCTCGTTGTAGAAGATAGCGATGGTGTGTTTCGTGAAATGGTACGAACGCCTGACAATTTCACAAGCTCGGACTCGTATGACGATATCGAAACCGAAAGTGAAGACAACAGCATTGTTGCTCTGCCTTGTGAAATCTGTGGCGAACTGTGTCCATCTGATAAATTGATGGAACACCAGGAACAATGTATCCTAGAGGGAGAAGGCGTTCAGGGTTCTGGTTCACCCTCCGAAAACGAAGAACCTTTGCACAGAAGCGATCGATCTCACTTCCGGTTCTCGAGACTTCATCAGAATCCGATGGACAACGAGAGAGAAGATGGCCCCTTCACTTTTGCGAATTTTACAATGGAAGGAGTCCCTTATGATCTCATGGCAAACATTTTCCGCGACCTGGAAGATCGACGATGGCCATTTGAAATGATGAGGAATATGTGGTCGTGA